In Emys orbicularis isolate rEmyOrb1 chromosome 16, rEmyOrb1.hap1, whole genome shotgun sequence, a genomic segment contains:
- the UBE3B gene encoding ubiquitin-protein ligase E3B, which yields MSISISSAEANPQVAKMFGTAQSSKAQFLDKARQAREERRELKERERAAIQIQALIRRFLCRCWLQREIRREVEDFFEINESASSKRSALSIFKISRKLLFIFRIKEDKERFEKLCHCILNSMDVENEPKVWYVSLALSKDLTLLWIKQIKDILWFCCEFLKQLKPDILQDSKLVNLHLTMLVTFTDTSKWKILRGKGETLRPAMNHICANIMGHLNQKGFYSVLQILLTNGLARSRPSLSKGTLTAIFSLALRPVIAAQFSDNLLRSFLIHIMSVPAIVTHLATLTPERLAVLESHDLFRKFILFLSREAQCRDVCVCLEGSHTLCLLGNLIYLGSLNDQVLEDETAHFVSVLIHMLSYCQKYVSQKKSNLTHWHPVLGWFSQTVDYGLNESMPLLTKQLQHLWGVHLIRILFSDVLSKKLVETQELTYLSGQTASPQNSLPMKNLFKRAFQKSASVRNILKPVGGKRVDSAEVQKVCSICVLYQTTLTTLTQIRLQILTGLTYLDDLLPKLWAFICELGPQGGLKLFLECLNNDTEESKRLLAMLMLFCDCSRHLITILDEIEVYEEQISFKVEELVTISSFLNSFVFKMIWDGIVENAKGETLELFHSVHGWLMILYERDCRRRFAPEDHWLRKDLKPSVLFQELDKDKKRAQLLLQYIPHVIPHKNRVLLFRNMVTKEKEKLGLVETSSASPHVTHITIRRSRMLEDGYEQLRLLTHNLMKGVIRVKFVNDLGVDEAGIDQDGVFKEFLEEIIKKVFDPALNLFKTTSGDERLYPSPTSYIHENYLQLFEFVGKMLGKAVYEGIVVDVPFASFFLSQLLGHRHSSFYSSVDELPSLDSEFYKNLTSIKRYDGDISDLGLTLSYDEDVMGQLVCHELIPGGKTIPVTNENKISYIHLMAHFRMHTQIKSQTAALISGFRSIIKPEWIRMFSAPELQRLISGDNAEIDLEDLKKHTVYYGGFHGSHRVIIWLWDILANDFSPEERAMFLKFVTSCSRPPLLGFAYLKPPFSIRCVEVSDDQDTGDTLGSVLRGFFTIRKKEPGGRLPTSSTCFNLLKLPNYSKKSILREKLRYAISMNTGFELS from the exons GTTGCAAAAATGTTCGGTACAGCACAGTCATCCAAAGCCCAGTTCCTCGATAAAGCACGTCAGGCCCGTGAGGAGCGGAGAgagctgaaagagagagagagagccgcCATTCAGATCCAAGCCCTGATCAGGAGGTTTCTTTGTCGATGCTGGCTGCAGAGGGAGATCAG gagAGAAGTGGAGGATTTCTTTGAAATAAATGAATCTGCTTCCAGTAAAAGAAGTGCACTTTCCATCTTCAAAATTTCCAGGAAACTGCTGTTCATTTTCAGAATTAAAGAGGACAAAGAG AGGTTTGAAAAGTTGTGTCACTGTATCCTGAATAGTATGGATGTTGAGAATGAGCCCAAG GTGTGGTATGTGTCATTAGCACTTTCTAAGGATCTTACACTCTTGTGGATCAAACAGATCAAGGACATCTTGTGGTTTTGCTGTGAGTTTCTCAAACAGCTTAAG CCTGACATCCTACAAGACTCTAAACTGGTCAATTTGCACCTCACGATGCTTGTTACCTTCACAGACACGTCCAAGTGGAAAATACTTCGGGGAAAAG GAGAAACCCTGCGACCTGCCATGAACCACATCTGTGCAAATATCATGGGACATCTCAATCAGAAGGGATTTTATTCTGTGCTGCAG attttgCTAACGAATGGCTTGGCAAGATCCAGACCATCCCTGTCCAAAGGCACTTTAACTGCAATCTTTTCTCTTGCATTGCG cCCTGTGATTGCTGCTCAGTTTTCTGACAATCTCTTGAGATCATTCCTGATCCATATCATGTCAGTGCCTGCTATTGTGACTCACCTTGCTACACTAACACCTGAG CGTCTGGCAGTGCTAGAATCCCATGACCTTTTCCGCAAATTCATCTTATTTTTAAGTCGTGAGGCTCAGTGCCGAGATGTCTGCGTGTGTTTAGAAGGAAGCCATACTCTTTGTTTACTGG GTAACCTCATTTATCTGGGCTCCTTGAATGACCAAGTGCTAGAGGACGAGACTGCTCACTTTGTGAGCGTGCTTATCCACATGCTCTCTTACTGCCAGAAGTATGTGTCGCAAAAGAAATCCAACCTCACGCACTGGCACCCTGTCCTTGGCTGGTTCTCCCAGACTGTGGATTATGG GTTAAATGAGTCCATGCCTCTGCTCACAAagcagttgcagcatctctgggGAGTCCACCTAATTCGCATCCTCTTCAGTGATGTTCTCAGCAAGAAGCTGGTGGAGACTCAGGAGCTGACTTATCTGTCAGGGCAAACTGCTTCCCCACAGAACAGCCTTCCCATGAAAA ATCTTTTCAAGCGAGCCTTCCAGAAGTCCGCCTCTGTCCGCAACATCCTCAAGCCAGTTGGAGGCAAGCGGGTGGATTCAGCAGAGGTGCAGAAGGTTTGCAGCATCTGTGTGCTGTACCAAACCACGCTGACGACTCTGACGCAGATCCGGCTGCAGATACTCACAG GCCTCACTTATCTTGATGACCTGTTGCCCAAATTGTGGGCATTTATCTGTGAGCTGGGACCCCAGGGTGGATTAAAACTCTTCTTGGAATGCCTGAACAATGACACAGAGGAATCCAAGAGACTGCTGGCTATGCTGATGCTGTTTTGTGACTGTTCTCGACACCTTATCAC aATTCTCGACGAAATTGAAGTCTATGAAGAACAGATCTCATTCAAAGTGGAAGAGCTAGTTACCATCTCCTCTTTCCTCAATTCCTTTGTGTTTAAGATGATCTGGGATGGAATTGTGG AGAATGCCAAAGGAGAGACGCTGGAGTTGTTCCATTCTGTTCATGGCTGGCTGATGATCTTGTATGAAAGAGACTGCCGCCGGCGCTTTGCTCCTGAGGACCACTGGTTGCGAAA GGACCTCAAACCCAGTGTGCTCTTCCAAGAGCTGGACAAAGACAAGAAGCGAGCTCAGCTGCTCTTGCAGTACATCCCTCATGTCATCCCCCATAAGAAC AGGGTTCTTCTTTTCCGAAACATGGTGACAAAGGAGAAGGAGAAGCTTGGGCTGGTTGAAACCAGCTCTGCATCACCTCACGTCACACACATAACTATCCGCCGCTCACGCATGCTGGAG GATGGATACGAACAACTAAGGCTGCTGACCCACAACCTCATGAAGGGAGTTATCCGAGTGAAGTTTGTGAATGACCTGGGTGTCGATGAGGCTGGTATTGATCAAGATGGTGTTTTCAAAGAGTTCTTGGAGGAGATCATAAAGAAGGTGTTTGACCCTGCACTCAACCTCTTTAAG ACGACCAGTGGCGACGAGAGGCTGTATCCATCCCCGACATCCTACATCCACGAGAACTATCTCCAGCTCTTTGAGTTTGTGGGCAAAATGCTTGGGAAGGCTGTGTATGAG GGGATAGTTGTGGATGTTCCCTTTGCTTCCTTCTTCTTGAGTCAGCTGCTTGGGCACCGTCACAGTAGCTTCTACAGCTCTGTGGATGAACTTCCCTCTCTGGACTCCGAGTTCTACAAAAACCTCACCTCGATTAAG CGCTACGACGGAGATATCAGCGACTTGGGCTTAACGCTCTCCTATGACGAAGATGTGATGGGTCAG CTTGTTTGCCATGAACTTATTCCTGGAGGGAAGACCATTCCTGTTACCAATGAAAATAA AATCAGCTACATCCATCTCATGGCTCATTTTCGGATGCACACGCAGATAAAAAGTCAGACGGCAGCGCTCATTAGTGGCTTCAGGTCGATAATAAAGCCCGAATGGATTCGGATGTTTTCCGCACCTGAGTTACAGCGGCTCATATCCGGTGACAATGCTGAAATTGACCTAGAGGACTTAAA GAAACACACCGTGTACTATGGCGGCTTCCATGGGAGTCACAGGGTCATTATCTGGCTCTGGGACATCCTAGCCAATGACTTCAGCCCTGAGGAGAGAGCGATGTTTCTAAAG TTTGTTACCAGCTGCTCCCGGCCTCCGCTTCTGGGCTTTGCCTACCTCAAGCCTCCTTTCTCCATCCGCTGCGTAGAAGTCTCAGACGATCAG GACACTGGCGATACACTGGGCAGCGTGCTAAGGGGCTTCTTCACCATACGCAAGAAAGAGCCAGGCGGCCGGCTCCCCACCTCTTCTACTTGTTTTAACCTGCTCAAGCTTCCCAACTACAGCAAGAAGAGCATCTTGCGAGAGAAGCTGCGCTATGCCATCAGCATGAACACAGGCTTTGAGCTCTCGTAG